One genomic region from Ornithinimicrobium flavum encodes:
- a CDS encoding sarcosine oxidase subunit gamma, with protein sequence MADTIQEPRATTQDVRALRRSPAEGLAEEMTRASTAQVSLREIAYAVMTAVRVEPGSAAARRVEVELGCPLPAGVGQVGGADGRSVLWLGPDEFLTWSPEGSLDPAAAAADLAAGIGSDRGQAVDVSSNRTTLELSGPRAASVLAKSVAMDLHDSAWPEGRAHATLVAGIPALVWRVEGSTYRVLPRSSFAEHLGRWLLDGMSEFADPAGEALWR encoded by the coding sequence ATGGCTGACACGATCCAGGAGCCGCGCGCCACGACCCAGGACGTGCGGGCGCTGCGCCGCAGCCCCGCCGAGGGTCTGGCCGAGGAGATGACCCGCGCCAGCACCGCCCAGGTGAGCCTGCGCGAGATCGCGTATGCCGTGATGACGGCCGTGCGCGTCGAGCCCGGCTCGGCCGCGGCCCGGCGGGTCGAGGTCGAGCTCGGGTGCCCGCTCCCGGCCGGCGTCGGGCAGGTCGGCGGCGCCGACGGGCGCTCGGTGCTGTGGCTCGGACCGGACGAGTTCCTCACCTGGAGCCCGGAGGGCAGCCTCGACCCGGCGGCGGCGGCTGCCGACCTGGCGGCCGGGATCGGCAGCGACCGCGGGCAGGCGGTCGACGTCAGCAGCAACCGGACGACGCTGGAGCTGAGCGGCCCCCGGGCCGCGTCGGTGCTCGCCAAGAGCGTCGCCATGGACCTGCACGACTCGGCGTGGCCCGAGGGCCGCGCCCACGCCACCCTGGTCGCCGGCATCCCGGCGCTCGTCTGGCGGGTCGAGGGGAGCACCTACCGCGTGCTGCCCCGGAGCTCCTTCGCCGAGCACCTGGGCCGCTGGCTCCTCGACGGCATGAGCGAGTTCGCCGACCCGGCGGGGGAGGCGCTGTGGCGCTGA
- a CDS encoding L-serine ammonia-lyase, whose product MALSALELFSVGIGPSSSHTVGPMRAARRFVAGLSRDGLLEPTVRVRAQLYGSLGATGRGHHSDRAVLLGLEGEDPESVDTTSVEPRVARIRTEERILLDGSHSIPWSEEDLVLHRRRSLPAHPNGITFEAFDGAGELLRMRTYYSVGGGFVVDEEAVGADRVVVDDTPLPYHFTSGDELLAMCRASGLSIPEVMRVNEERFRPWEQTRAQLLHVWAVMRECVATGCAREGTLPGGLKVPRRAPGLLARLTQEHAADDPLHAMDWVNLWALAVNEENASGGRVVTAPTNGAAGIIPAVLHFYDRFVPGADDDGVVDFLLAAAAIGILIKDNASISGAEVGCQGEVGSACAMAAAGLAQVLGGTPEEVENAAEVGIEHNLGLTCDPVGGLVQIPCIERNAIASVKAINAARLSRHGGGVHTVSLDQVIKTLRETGADMKVKYKETSRGGLAVNVIEC is encoded by the coding sequence GTGGCGCTGAGCGCACTGGAGCTGTTCTCCGTCGGCATCGGGCCCTCCTCCTCGCACACGGTGGGCCCGATGCGGGCGGCCCGGCGCTTCGTCGCCGGGCTGTCGCGGGACGGCCTGCTGGAGCCGACGGTGCGCGTGCGCGCCCAGCTCTACGGCTCGCTCGGGGCCACTGGGCGCGGGCACCACTCCGACCGGGCGGTGCTGCTCGGCCTGGAGGGGGAGGACCCCGAGAGCGTCGACACGACCTCGGTGGAGCCGAGGGTGGCCCGGATCCGCACCGAGGAGCGGATCCTGCTCGACGGGAGCCACTCCATACCGTGGAGCGAGGAGGACCTGGTGCTGCACCGGCGCCGGTCCCTGCCCGCCCACCCCAACGGGATAACCTTCGAGGCCTTCGACGGCGCTGGCGAGCTGCTGCGGATGCGGACCTACTACAGCGTGGGCGGCGGCTTCGTCGTCGACGAGGAGGCGGTCGGTGCCGACCGGGTGGTCGTCGACGACACCCCGCTGCCCTACCACTTCACCAGCGGTGACGAGCTGCTGGCGATGTGCCGGGCCTCGGGGCTCAGCATCCCCGAGGTCATGCGGGTCAACGAGGAGCGGTTCCGGCCGTGGGAGCAGACCCGCGCCCAGCTGCTGCACGTGTGGGCGGTCATGCGCGAGTGCGTGGCCACCGGCTGCGCCCGCGAGGGCACCCTGCCCGGCGGGCTCAAGGTGCCGCGGCGGGCCCCCGGGCTGCTGGCCCGGCTCACCCAGGAGCACGCCGCCGACGACCCCCTGCACGCCATGGACTGGGTCAACCTGTGGGCCCTGGCCGTCAACGAGGAGAACGCCTCGGGCGGTCGGGTCGTCACCGCGCCGACCAACGGCGCGGCCGGGATCATCCCGGCGGTGCTGCACTTCTACGACCGCTTCGTCCCCGGTGCGGACGACGACGGGGTCGTCGACTTCCTCCTCGCGGCCGCGGCGATCGGCATCCTCATCAAGGATAACGCCTCGATCTCCGGGGCCGAGGTCGGTTGCCAGGGCGAGGTGGGCTCCGCCTGCGCGATGGCGGCCGCCGGCCTGGCCCAGGTGCTGGGCGGCACCCCGGAGGAGGTCGAGAACGCCGCCGAGGTGGGCATCGAGCACAACCTCGGCCTGACCTGCGACCCCGTCGGCGGGCTGGTGCAGATCCCCTGCATCGAGCGCAACGCCATCGCCTCCGTCAAGGCCATCAACGCCGCCCGCCTGTCCCGCCACGGCGGGGGCGTGCACACCGTCTCGCTCGACCAGGTCATCAAGACCCTGCGCGAGACCGGTGCGGACATGAAGGTGAAGTACAAGGAGACGTCCCGCGGCGGCCTGGCCGTCAACGTCATCGAGTGCTGA
- a CDS encoding IclR family transcriptional regulator yields the protein MTPAKNDPRSGSVISTMMAVLRCFDSEHRHLGVVEIAEGTGLHKSSISRLMSTLEAERLVERDPVTRRYSLGLGLLSVAGTLLADLDVRRAAYPLLVELADRTAESCSLMVWTGDQAVCVEQVPSSQTIKHTTAIGTTYGTTASSSVKTFLAELGRAEVEALLTGSRLELQGHRSPARLHEDLARVAREGVAVNDGDTDPGEVGVGAPVRDHRGVAVATVLVSAPRYRTDAQRLAELAEHVRWAATEITRGLGGQSVPRAVGQG from the coding sequence GTGACCCCCGCCAAGAACGACCCCCGCTCCGGGTCGGTGATCTCCACGATGATGGCGGTGCTGCGCTGCTTCGACAGCGAGCACCGCCACCTCGGCGTGGTCGAGATCGCCGAGGGCACGGGCCTGCACAAGAGCTCGATCTCCCGGCTCATGAGCACCCTGGAGGCCGAGCGCCTCGTCGAGCGCGACCCGGTCACCCGCCGCTACAGCCTGGGCCTGGGCCTGCTCTCGGTCGCCGGCACGCTGCTGGCCGACCTCGACGTGCGGCGCGCGGCATACCCCCTGCTCGTCGAGCTCGCCGACCGCACCGCCGAGTCGTGCTCCCTCATGGTGTGGACCGGTGACCAGGCGGTGTGCGTGGAGCAGGTGCCCAGCTCGCAGACGATCAAGCACACGACGGCGATCGGCACCACCTACGGCACGACCGCGAGCAGCTCGGTCAAGACCTTCCTGGCCGAGCTGGGCCGGGCGGAGGTCGAGGCGCTGCTCACCGGCTCTCGGCTGGAGCTGCAGGGCCACCGCTCCCCCGCCCGGCTCCACGAGGACCTCGCGCGCGTCGCCCGGGAGGGCGTGGCCGTCAACGACGGCGACACCGACCCCGGGGAGGTCGGCGTCGGCGCCCCCGTGCGCGACCACCGCGGCGTGGCCGTCGCGACCGTCCTGGTCTCGGCGCCCCGCTACCGCACCGACGCGCAGCGTCTGGCCGAGCTCGCGGAGCACGTGCGGTGGGCCGCCACGGAGATCACCCGCGGGCTCGGCGGGCAGAGCGTCCCCCGCGCGGTCGGCCAGGGCTGA
- a CDS encoding creatininase has protein sequence MSPLPPGTVHLADVDAHRLVEWLDGGPRTVIVPAGALEQHGPHLPLGTDALLSGRIAAAVAGQVGALVAPTFSFGYKSQQKSGGGDHLTGTTSLDAQTLIQLTRDVVGSLLRQGVHRVVLLNGHYENYQFLYEGVDLALRDRGITAGDDRCVLLLSYWDYVSDNSLAAVYGDAFPGWDVEHGGVLETSLMLHLEPGSVWLDRAPDHPPARPPRFDRLPVVPDRTPSSGCLSAPTGSSAEHGRLLLEQVVRDLSADLRAELG, from the coding sequence GTGAGCCCGCTCCCCCCCGGCACCGTGCACCTGGCCGACGTCGACGCGCACCGCCTCGTCGAGTGGCTCGACGGCGGCCCCCGCACCGTGATCGTCCCGGCCGGGGCGCTCGAGCAGCACGGCCCCCACCTGCCCCTGGGCACCGACGCTCTCCTGTCGGGCCGCATCGCCGCGGCCGTCGCGGGGCAGGTGGGGGCGCTGGTCGCCCCGACGTTCAGCTTCGGCTACAAGTCACAGCAGAAGTCCGGCGGCGGCGACCACCTCACCGGCACCACCAGCCTCGACGCGCAGACGCTTATCCAGCTCACCCGCGACGTCGTCGGCTCGCTGCTGCGCCAGGGGGTGCACCGGGTCGTGCTGCTCAACGGCCACTACGAGAACTACCAGTTCCTCTACGAGGGCGTCGACCTCGCCCTGCGCGACCGCGGCATCACCGCCGGCGACGACCGGTGCGTCCTGCTGCTCTCCTACTGGGACTACGTCTCCGACAACAGCCTGGCCGCGGTCTATGGGGACGCCTTCCCCGGCTGGGACGTCGAGCACGGCGGCGTGCTCGAGACCTCCCTCATGCTCCACCTCGAGCCCGGCTCGGTCTGGCTCGACCGCGCCCCGGACCACCCCCCGGCCCGGCCCCCCCGCTTCGACCGGCTGCCCGTCGTCCCTGACCGCACGCCCTCCTCCGGCTGCCTGTCGGCCCCCACCGGCTCCAGCGCCGAGCACGGCCGCCTGCTCCTGGAGCAGGTCGTGCGCGACCTGTCGGCCGACCTGCGCGCCGAGCTGGGGTGA
- a CDS encoding BCCT family transporter has protein sequence MSSGALSGAPVGAPPHDRHGIPAAEEEVVSTPPSPSPEGPRRRARARVALPRFRGQDMPPLDRAIIKALPPVLIIAAIVAVVSDPEGAAVVIGRMRTWVTSGFTWFFIAYSLITVVLCVWLSVSKVGSVRLGGPKTKPVHGRFAWYSMLFACGQGIGLIFWSVAQPILLREGAPVVPVGGWAPEGGLVWTYFHWGLTAWAMYCAVAVCLAYSHHNLGKTLTFREATVDILPARVRRPAGVVVELLAIIATVLGLATSFGFAALQFTSGLTSFLPVESSPLLWLGVIATLGLLASISAFLGVNKGMKRVSETNSVLSIVLVVGVFVFGPTIFILSTMVQTFGSFVQYFVPMSFWTDAPLAGGALDSWQDSWNGWWTVFIWCWVIAFSPFVAGFIARISRGRTIREFVIGVTVIPSVIVMVWVAVVGSAALHYDDRTDGSISADVAENTSSGLFSMLTMIPYVGGGLLVVATVLVATYYVTSLDSGTHALAEFVSAPKQSGPWFRVVLVVSIASVATILLSIGGTAVVDTVQTGTIIGAFPFSFVILLMFANLVRRLRSRDREVKQLEKEVNDPRPLPGDEELIAQQLTPPEQR, from the coding sequence ATGAGCAGCGGGGCCCTGAGCGGGGCGCCGGTCGGTGCCCCGCCGCACGACCGGCACGGCATACCCGCGGCGGAGGAGGAGGTGGTGAGCACGCCCCCGAGCCCCAGCCCGGAGGGTCCCCGCCGTCGAGCGCGGGCGAGGGTGGCCCTGCCGCGCTTCCGCGGGCAGGACATGCCGCCGCTGGACCGCGCGATCATCAAGGCCCTGCCCCCGGTGCTCATCATCGCCGCGATCGTCGCGGTGGTCTCCGACCCCGAGGGCGCCGCCGTCGTCATCGGCCGGATGCGCACGTGGGTCACCTCCGGCTTCACCTGGTTCTTCATCGCCTACTCCCTGATCACCGTCGTGCTCTGCGTGTGGCTCTCGGTGAGCAAGGTCGGCTCGGTGCGCCTGGGCGGCCCCAAGACCAAGCCGGTCCACGGCCGGTTCGCGTGGTACTCCATGCTCTTCGCCTGCGGCCAGGGCATCGGCCTGATCTTCTGGTCGGTCGCCCAGCCGATCCTGCTCCGCGAGGGCGCACCCGTCGTCCCGGTCGGCGGCTGGGCCCCCGAGGGCGGCCTGGTCTGGACCTACTTCCACTGGGGCCTCACCGCGTGGGCGATGTACTGCGCGGTGGCGGTCTGCCTGGCCTACTCCCACCACAACCTCGGCAAGACCCTTACCTTCCGCGAGGCGACCGTCGACATCCTCCCGGCTCGCGTGCGCCGCCCCGCCGGCGTCGTGGTCGAGCTCCTCGCGATCATCGCCACCGTCCTGGGCCTCGCCACCAGCTTCGGCTTTGCGGCCCTGCAGTTCACCTCCGGGCTCACCTCGTTCCTGCCTGTGGAGTCCTCCCCCCTGCTGTGGCTCGGCGTCATCGCCACCCTCGGGCTGCTCGCCTCGATCTCGGCCTTCCTGGGCGTCAACAAGGGGATGAAGCGGGTCAGCGAGACCAACTCGGTCCTCAGCATCGTCCTGGTGGTCGGGGTGTTCGTCTTCGGCCCGACGATCTTCATCCTCTCCACGATGGTCCAGACCTTCGGCTCGTTCGTGCAGTACTTCGTGCCGATGAGCTTCTGGACCGACGCGCCGCTGGCCGGCGGCGCCCTCGACTCCTGGCAGGACTCGTGGAACGGCTGGTGGACGGTCTTCATCTGGTGCTGGGTCATCGCCTTCTCCCCCTTCGTGGCCGGCTTCATCGCCCGGATCTCGCGGGGCCGCACCATCCGCGAGTTCGTCATCGGGGTGACCGTGATCCCCTCGGTCATCGTCATGGTCTGGGTGGCCGTCGTCGGGTCCGCGGCCCTGCACTACGACGACCGCACCGACGGCTCGATCTCGGCCGACGTCGCGGAGAACACCTCCAGCGGGCTGTTCTCGATGCTGACGATGATCCCGTATGTCGGCGGCGGCCTGCTGGTCGTGGCGACCGTCCTGGTGGCGACCTACTACGTCACCAGCCTCGACTCGGGGACGCACGCCCTGGCCGAGTTCGTCTCCGCCCCCAAGCAGTCGGGCCCGTGGTTCCGCGTCGTGCTCGTGGTGAGCATCGCCTCGGTCGCCACGATCCTGCTCTCGATCGGCGGCACCGCGGTCGTCGACACCGTGCAGACCGGCACGATCATCGGCGCGTTCCCGTTCTCCTTCGTCATCCTGCTGATGTTCGCCAACCTCGTCCGCCGGCTGCGCTCGCGCGACCGCGAGGTCAAGCAGCTGGAGAAGGAGGTCAACGACCCCCGCCCCCTCCCCGGGGACGAGGAGCTGATCGCCCAGCAGCTCACCCCGCCCGAGCAGCGCTGA
- a CDS encoding M24 family metallopeptidase, whose translation MSTSTLPTLGTSSASSVSELERLKVLHNGEKQPLTFSDAEFERRLTGLRQIMAEKQLDAVVLTSYHGIKYYSDFLFTYFGRSYAMVITHDDTVTVTANIDAGMPWRTSYGDNVVYTDWRRDNFYFAISEALRQRGVTPRRVGVEDDTLPVLQRQRLQEAVSGADLVDVSQDAMRQRMLKSAEEIEVIKHGARIGDLGGEAIRAAIREGVTEYEVALAGTEAMVHEIARTFPHREVRDTWVWFQSGINTDGAHNWATTRRLQRGDILSLNCFPMTSGYYTALERTLFLGEPDQRSLELWKVNVEVHEAGLELIKPGAVCKDIAAELNKIYVSYGLLPNRTFGYGHSFGVLSHYYGREAGLELREDIDTVLEPGMVVSMEPMITVPEGEPGAGGYREHDILVVGEDGAENITKFPYGPERNIVEA comes from the coding sequence ATGTCGACCTCCACCCTCCCCACCCTCGGCACGAGCTCCGCCTCGTCGGTCAGCGAGCTCGAGCGGCTCAAGGTGCTGCACAACGGCGAGAAGCAGCCGCTGACGTTCTCCGACGCCGAGTTCGAGCGTCGGCTCACCGGGCTGCGGCAGATCATGGCGGAGAAGCAGCTGGACGCCGTCGTCCTCACCAGCTACCACGGCATCAAGTACTACTCCGACTTCCTCTTCACCTACTTCGGCCGCTCCTACGCGATGGTCATCACCCACGACGACACGGTGACCGTCACCGCCAACATCGACGCAGGCATGCCGTGGCGCACCTCCTACGGCGACAACGTCGTCTACACCGACTGGCGGCGCGACAACTTCTACTTCGCCATCTCCGAGGCCCTGCGCCAGCGCGGCGTGACCCCGCGCCGCGTCGGCGTGGAGGACGACACGCTGCCGGTGCTGCAGCGCCAGCGCCTGCAGGAGGCCGTCAGCGGCGCCGACCTCGTCGACGTCTCCCAGGACGCGATGCGCCAGCGGATGCTCAAGTCCGCCGAGGAGATCGAGGTCATCAAGCACGGCGCCCGCATCGGCGACCTCGGGGGCGAGGCCATCCGCGCCGCCATCCGCGAGGGCGTCACGGAGTATGAGGTGGCCCTGGCCGGCACCGAGGCGATGGTGCACGAGATCGCCCGCACCTTCCCCCACCGCGAGGTCCGCGACACCTGGGTGTGGTTCCAGTCCGGCATCAACACCGACGGCGCGCACAACTGGGCCACCACCCGCCGCCTGCAGCGGGGCGACATCCTCTCCCTCAACTGCTTCCCGATGACCTCCGGCTACTACACCGCCCTGGAGCGCACCCTCTTCCTCGGCGAGCCCGACCAGCGCTCGCTGGAGCTGTGGAAGGTCAACGTCGAGGTGCACGAGGCGGGCCTGGAGCTCATCAAGCCCGGCGCCGTGTGCAAGGACATCGCCGCCGAGCTCAACAAGATCTACGTCTCCTACGGCCTGCTGCCCAACCGCACCTTCGGCTACGGCCACTCCTTCGGCGTGCTGTCGCACTACTACGGCCGCGAGGCCGGCCTGGAGCTGCGCGAGGACATCGACACCGTCCTCGAGCCCGGCATGGTCGTCTCGATGGAGCCGATGATCACCGTGCCCGAGGGCGAGCCCGGCGCCGGTGGCTACCGCGAGCACGACATCCTCGTCGTGGGCGAGGACGGTGCGGAGAACATCACCAAGTTCCCGTACGGCCCCGAGCGCAACATCGTGGAAGCATGA
- a CDS encoding M14 family zinc carboxypeptidase — protein sequence MQGRIHGNEPYGLDGILSVLKSLATSGAKQWRQIREEFTVHFIPVYNPDGSEMNIRHTILWDRATDTPRLDANGNQQRIDLNRDWAPTAFVARESLAWYEYWTMVKPAYALDIHHQGLKRDRDTGEAITFSLGISLAPGGPTLPGIQDGEYDVLTRQMQSHVWLETKDYGFIGIDKYDVGYGTVIDIRGGVVSAMMLGLDYGGLNHTGHSNPAVFFETSGNTSDGSIGHKARGKFVRQNVLGMTAWLDGLADGSVFEVDPDIWHDQIPGTPVLRYFTDWGGIIPAE from the coding sequence GTGCAGGGCCGTATCCACGGCAACGAGCCCTATGGGCTCGACGGGATCCTGAGCGTGCTGAAGAGCCTGGCGACCAGCGGGGCGAAGCAGTGGCGGCAGATCCGCGAGGAGTTCACCGTCCACTTCATCCCCGTCTACAACCCGGACGGGTCGGAGATGAACATCCGCCACACCATCCTGTGGGACCGGGCGACGGACACCCCGCGGCTGGACGCGAACGGCAACCAGCAGAGGATCGACCTCAACCGTGACTGGGCGCCGACCGCGTTCGTGGCGCGCGAGTCGCTGGCGTGGTACGAGTACTGGACGATGGTCAAGCCGGCGTACGCGCTGGACATCCACCACCAGGGCCTCAAGCGCGACCGGGACACCGGGGAGGCGATCACGTTCTCCCTGGGCATCTCGCTGGCACCCGGCGGACCGACCCTTCCGGGCATCCAGGACGGGGAGTATGACGTGCTCACCCGGCAGATGCAGAGTCACGTGTGGCTGGAGACCAAGGACTACGGTTTCATCGGCATCGACAAGTACGACGTGGGCTACGGCACCGTCATCGACATCCGCGGCGGTGTCGTCTCGGCGATGATGCTCGGCCTGGACTACGGCGGCCTGAACCACACCGGACACAGCAACCCGGCCGTGTTCTTCGAGACCTCGGGCAACACCAGCGACGGCAGCATCGGGCACAAGGCCCGCGGCAAGTTCGTCCGGCAGAACGTCCTCGGCATGACGGCCTGGCTCGACGGCCTGGCCGACGGGAGCGTCTTCGAGGTCGACCCGGACATCTGGCACGACCAGATCCCTGGGACGCCGGTGCTGCGGTACTTCACCGACTGGGGCGGGATCATCCCGGCGGAGTGA
- a CDS encoding NAD(P)/FAD-dependent oxidoreductase has translation MTQTLEPTTTSGPTDPQSRVDAWFSAFEDALTAGDVELAAELFAPTSFWRDLVAFSWNITTVEDREGVADLLRHTLNRTRPSGFGTTEPPTEGDGVVTAWFEFDETAVGRGNGLLRLTDEGAWTFLTALQELKGYEEPRGTRRPMGAEHGADKHRLTWLERRQQEVESLGSAEQPYVLIVGGGQGGIALGARLRQLGVPSLVIDKHPRPGDQWRSRYKSLCLHDPVWYDHLPYLKFPDNWPVFAPKDKIADWLEAYTKIMEVPYWGSTVATSATYHEDAGEWLVEVEREGKPLTLRPTHLVLATGMSGKPNVPDIPGQDVFKGDQQHSSAHPGPDAYAGKKVVVIGSNNSAFDICGALWEHDADVTMVQRSSTHIVRSETLMDIGLGDLYSERALAAGVTTEKADMTFASLPYRIMHEFQIPLYEQMKERDKDFYDRLEKAGFWLDFGEDGSGLFMKYLRRGSGYYIDVGAAELVADGEVKLVHGQVDHLTEDAVVLGDGTELPADLVVYATGYGSMNGWAADLISQEVADKVGKVWGLGSDTTKDPGPWEGEQRNMWKPTQQEALWFHGGNLHQSRHYSLYLALQLKARFEGIETPVYRLQEVHHLS, from the coding sequence ATGACCCAGACCCTCGAGCCCACGACGACGTCGGGGCCCACTGACCCGCAGTCGCGCGTCGACGCCTGGTTCTCCGCGTTCGAGGACGCGTTGACCGCCGGCGACGTGGAGCTGGCGGCCGAGCTGTTCGCCCCAACGTCGTTCTGGCGCGACCTTGTCGCGTTTTCCTGGAACATCACGACGGTGGAGGACCGCGAAGGGGTGGCCGACCTGTTGCGGCACACCCTGAACCGGACCCGTCCATCGGGCTTCGGCACCACCGAGCCGCCGACGGAGGGGGACGGGGTCGTGACCGCGTGGTTCGAGTTCGACGAGACGGCGGTCGGCCGCGGCAACGGGCTGCTGCGACTCACGGACGAGGGTGCCTGGACTTTCCTCACGGCGCTTCAGGAGCTCAAGGGGTATGAGGAGCCGCGTGGCACGCGGCGGCCGATGGGTGCCGAGCACGGTGCCGACAAGCACCGCCTGACCTGGCTGGAGCGGCGCCAGCAGGAGGTGGAGAGCCTCGGCAGCGCCGAGCAGCCCTACGTGCTTATCGTCGGCGGTGGGCAGGGCGGCATCGCCCTCGGCGCCCGGCTGCGACAGCTCGGGGTGCCGTCCCTGGTCATCGACAAGCACCCCCGACCGGGCGACCAGTGGCGGAGTCGCTACAAGTCGCTGTGCCTGCACGACCCGGTCTGGTACGACCACCTGCCCTACCTGAAGTTCCCCGACAACTGGCCGGTCTTCGCCCCCAAGGACAAGATCGCCGACTGGCTGGAGGCCTACACCAAGATCATGGAGGTGCCCTACTGGGGCAGCACCGTGGCCACGAGCGCGACCTACCACGAGGACGCGGGGGAGTGGCTGGTCGAGGTGGAGCGGGAGGGCAAGCCGCTGACGCTGCGCCCCACGCACCTCGTGCTGGCCACGGGGATGTCCGGCAAGCCGAACGTCCCTGACATCCCCGGCCAGGACGTGTTCAAGGGCGACCAGCAGCACTCGTCCGCCCACCCTGGCCCGGACGCCTACGCGGGGAAGAAGGTCGTGGTGATCGGCAGCAACAACTCCGCCTTCGACATCTGCGGGGCGCTCTGGGAGCACGACGCGGACGTGACGATGGTGCAGCGCAGCTCCACGCACATCGTCAGGAGCGAGACGCTCATGGACATCGGCCTGGGCGACCTCTACTCCGAGCGGGCCCTGGCGGCGGGGGTGACGACGGAGAAGGCCGACATGACCTTCGCCTCGTTGCCCTACCGGATCATGCACGAGTTCCAGATCCCGCTCTACGAGCAGATGAAGGAGCGGGACAAGGACTTCTACGACCGGCTGGAGAAGGCGGGCTTCTGGCTCGACTTCGGCGAGGACGGCTCCGGTCTGTTCATGAAGTACCTGCGGCGCGGCTCCGGCTACTACATCGATGTCGGCGCCGCCGAGCTGGTCGCGGACGGCGAGGTCAAGCTCGTCCACGGACAGGTCGATCACCTCACCGAGGACGCGGTCGTGCTGGGGGACGGCACCGAGCTGCCGGCGGACCTCGTCGTCTACGCTACGGGCTACGGGTCGATGAACGGCTGGGCGGCCGACCTCATCAGCCAGGAGGTGGCGGACAAGGTCGGCAAGGTCTGGGGTCTGGGCTCGGACACCACCAAGGACCCGGGCCCGTGGGAGGGCGAGCAGCGGAACATGTGGAAGCCCACGCAGCAGGAGGCCCTGTGGTTCCACGGCGGCAACCTGCACCAGTCCCGGCACTACTCCCTCTACCTGGCCCTGCAGCTCAAGGCCCGGTTCGAGGGGATCGAGACTCCGGTCTACCGGCTGCAGGAGGTGCACCACCTCAGCTGA
- a CDS encoding ATP-grasp domain-containing protein yields MVTAAFVAPFLLEATRRFVLAAARVPGVRLAVITATPWDQLDPELKDAVAGHWQVTDGLDPQQIADAVRGLRSQVGEAERLVGILEQLQVPLAQVRNALGIPGMDEQSARNVRDKAQMKTVLRAAGLPCARHQLVHRTEEALAFLDLVGLPVVAKPPDGAGAKATFRLDTRADVDAWLELARRDAGEAWLLEEYLTGREHTFDSVTLDGETLFSSIADYVPPPLEVLRNPWMQWQVVLPHAIDGPEYREIHRVGPAALTALGVRTGISHMEWFARPDGSVAVSEVGARPPGAQLASMIGLAHDVDFFDLYARLMTLEQFERPDRVHACGTAYLRGMGRGRVRAVHGLDEVGRRLGDMVVDSRIPRPGTPASGTYEGEGFVTVRHRDTDVVREALDLIVSRVRVELVEAE; encoded by the coding sequence ATGGTCACCGCCGCATTCGTCGCGCCGTTCCTCCTGGAAGCCACCCGCCGGTTCGTCCTGGCCGCAGCGCGCGTGCCGGGGGTCCGCCTCGCCGTCATCACCGCCACGCCCTGGGACCAGCTCGATCCCGAGCTGAAGGACGCGGTCGCCGGCCACTGGCAGGTCACGGACGGCCTGGACCCGCAGCAGATCGCCGACGCCGTCCGCGGGCTGCGGTCGCAGGTCGGCGAGGCCGAGCGGCTCGTCGGCATCCTGGAGCAGCTGCAGGTGCCGCTCGCGCAGGTCCGGAACGCACTCGGCATACCGGGCATGGACGAGCAGAGCGCCCGCAACGTGCGCGACAAGGCGCAGATGAAGACCGTGCTCCGCGCCGCCGGGCTGCCCTGCGCGCGCCACCAGCTGGTCCACCGGACAGAGGAGGCGCTCGCCTTCCTCGACCTCGTCGGGCTGCCCGTCGTGGCCAAGCCGCCGGACGGCGCCGGAGCCAAGGCCACCTTCCGGCTCGACACCCGCGCCGACGTCGACGCCTGGCTCGAGCTGGCCAGGCGCGACGCGGGCGAGGCGTGGCTGCTGGAGGAGTACCTCACCGGCCGCGAGCACACCTTCGACTCGGTGACGCTCGACGGCGAGACCCTTTTCTCCTCGATCGCCGACTACGTCCCCCCGCCGCTGGAGGTGCTGCGCAACCCGTGGATGCAGTGGCAGGTCGTGCTGCCGCACGCGATCGACGGGCCGGAGTACCGCGAGATCCACCGCGTCGGGCCCGCAGCCCTCACCGCGCTGGGCGTGCGCACCGGCATCTCGCACATGGAGTGGTTCGCCCGGCCCGACGGCTCGGTCGCGGTCTCCGAGGTCGGCGCCCGCCCGCCCGGCGCCCAGCTCGCCAGCATGATCGGCCTGGCCCACGACGTCGACTTCTTCGACCTCTACGCCCGGCTGATGACCCTCGAGCAGTTCGAGCGGCCGGACCGCGTCCACGCGTGCGGCACCGCATACCTCCGGGGTATGGGGCGCGGCCGGGTCCGGGCGGTCCACGGCCTGGACGAGGTGGGCCGCCGGCTCGGGGACATGGTCGTCGACTCCCGCATCCCGCGGCCGGGCACGCCGGCGTCCGGCACCTACGAGGGGGAGGGCTTCGTCACCGTCCGCCACCGCGACACCGACGTCGTCCGCGAGGCCCTCGACCTCATCGTCTCGCGCGTCCGGGTCGAGCTGGTCGAGGCGGAGTAG